The Paenibacillus sp. G2S3 region ATTGCTTCTTCTGCTGACTCTTGATTCAAGAACTCTTTTATCTCAGTATCATAGTAAAAATTGAGGTTGTGTTTTGTCGTTTCAACTGCATTTTTCTCTCCATACATTTTCTTTAGTTGTGCTTTTGTCATTCCAATTTCCGTACCCCGCTTCCCCCCCATAAGTTCCTTTTGATTCTGTTGGCAAATAGAGCAACACAATTTTTCCATTCCTAAAAATAGCAGATACTCCAGAGTCATAGTTTATAAACGGGAGCATGAGCTTATCTTCTTCTCCATTGCCCAACACCTTATCCACCTCTTCACGACTCATCCCATAACTCACGATTTCCTTTTCTTTGTCCAATTTAACAATAGCAAGATCTTCAGCTGAAATACTACTCTCCGTTGATCCGCAAGCAGCTAATACAACTAAAAACAACAAGGCAAGGAAACCGCGGCGCATCTTCATCATCCTTTGAATATTTTCCTGATTTTACCATGTAATAAAGAAAGAAAAAAGCCCACCAGCCGAAGCCAGCGAGCTTAATTAAATCCTTGCTTTAATCAGATACCAGAATAGCATCAAAGCTTTCTGGACCAACACGAATTGTCCCAAGCAAGTTAGACGAAACAAAAGCAGTATAAGTCAATTGCGGCGTTACTGAGGGATTAAAATCATCAGCAGAGAAAGTAATTACTTGTGGCGCCAATACACTTAGGTTAAAGGTCGATGTGGCTGAGTAAACTAATGGATCAGTAGGTAATGTTCCTCTTACAATGGTTATAGTAATCCCTAAGAAAGCCAAGGGCAGTTGTAATGATATAGTACCTTTCAAAATAACACGAGGATTGGTTGTCACTCCTTCTGATATAAGCCCTACTTGTCCGAATAACTGTGGAGTGTTTAGTAATGTAATTGGAATTGCAATAGAATTTGCATAGCTCGCATTCTGCGACGTTCTTCCATCAAGATAAGTTCCCAAATGAAAAACCTCCTTTTTATAAGATACAGTATTGTATGTCCTAAAGGGTTTTATAGTTTGGACCTTTCATCAGAGAAAAACGTTTGATTAAGAGCTTATTTACAATGAGAGAAATGAAATAGACCCCACCGACCATTTAAGGTTGACGGGGTGTTTTTTTATACACGCTTATGATGGAAGTGTTGCAACTAAGAGCTTAACTATTGCTCAAGGACATAATAATTGGAATCCAGCATACTTTATTACCGAGCAAGGTACAAATAATCCTGGATATATTACAGGTGGATATGCATATGGCTGGGCAAAATGGAAAATGTCATCTACAGGCACTGTAGGAGCTCTTAGCAGTACTTAGACTGTAGATATTAAGGGAAGCAATGCTAACCATGTTTATAGAAAATTAACTACTGATAAAATTAATGGAAATGGTTATGATTGGACACAAATTCAACTATTAATTTAGCATGTAGTAGTATATTAATAACATTTATGTATCAAGGCTCAGAAGTTCTCTACAACTGAGCCTTGATTTTTATAATCATACAGACAAAAAATAATCAATAAGACTATAAAGTCATTAATATGATTATACTAATTATACAAATTATACAAGTCTGAAACAATTTTTATAGATATTATCAATAATTTCAGACTCTCCTAGTGATAATAACCTTCTTGCTGGCTGCGTCATAGATGACTGTAGCCCCTAATGCCTCTGCTACAGCTCGTGTCGGTGTATAAGTAGTGCCTCTACCATCCCGATTACATGACCATCAATGATTGCTTGGATAACCACATCTTTTTTAAGTTTGGCAGCGTCAGTGGCCACATCCAAAAATAAATTTTCCGTTAGCACTGCTGGCATGTTGCTCTCTCGTACCATGTGCAGAATATCTACCTTCTTACCCCGATTTATCACACCAACAGCAACCTTATTGAGCGTATCCATATTTTCTGTGTGCAGGACGTTTTGCAGTGCTACCGATGCGGTTGAGGCTTTTGTATATCTATACGTCTCAAAACCGCCAGAGCCACCCCCAGCGTTACTATGGATTGAAACCAGGATATCAGCGCCTGCTTTGTTGGCTAGATTTGTACGCTCTTTTAATTCCAGAAATACATCAGTGCTACGGGATAGCAACACCTGAACTCCATCATAATTTGTCTACATAAAATCGCCTGCAGCACACTGCCCACATTTAATCAATTAGTCAGTACAACTAGGATGATTGCGGCTAAAGTAACTGCGTAAATAATTGTCCAATCAGGTACCTTTGGAGTTTGTTTAAGGATATACCCAAGACTGAGTAATTTGTTTTAAATGATAAGCTGCTGCTATAAGGCTATATAAAGCTAAAATGAATTACTGAAGGTATGGACGTACTTGTACGTAAAGCAGGTATCAAAAAAATTAGTTTTCATGATCAGCGACATACACATACATCATTCTTATTATAGTTCTCGTTAGCAAATCCGTTGGCAATCTCAAAAACCTGGCCATTCCATTCTATTTTCTTAATATTTCTAAACCTACAGACAGCAAAAAACCCTTACAAAGTAAGGGTTTTTGATAAGTGGGCCCTGAGGGACTCGAACCCCCGACCAATCGGTTATGAGCCGACCGCTCTAACCAACTGAGCTAAGGGCCCGGATCTAAAAATATCCGAATGTACAATTGCTGTTGTAAATAAATTGGTTGCGGGGGCAGGATTTGAACCTGCGGCCTTCGGGTTATGAGCCCGACGAGCTACCGGGCTGCTCCACCCCGCGTCAGAAAAAATATTCAAACAGCGACAATAAATAATATACAGTACAAATTGGGTCTACGTCAAGGAAGAATTTATAAAAGTTCTCAAGGCAGAAATCTAACCCCGTACCTTCCTTTGCGGGATCGATAAATTTCTACAAAACGTGGATCATGATATCCGTAAATCCAGCCATCTTGCTCCAATCTTTTAGCCAAACAACCTGCTTGAAATCTGGTCCTGAACAGTTTCGCGAAGTATATCCAATTCATGATGCCCTCTTCTCCTTTTCGCAAATTTATGATACACCGCTCTGAACTTATCATGCCCAAGTTCCACAAAATAAGCCACCAGAAAACTGGTGGCTAGGGGCATATTCCAGAGTCATTCACCGATCGAGTCGAAATAGACCGTGGGATCTTTTTCAAGTGTATCCAGCATGGTATTCCCTTGCTTCTCCCAAGCTTTGAGTGCATTCTCGACGGTTTTCTTACCCTGATAAACATCAATGAATAGTTGACGTCCAACATCGCTAATTCGGCTAATCCCAGGCTTCTGCATCTGTAAATTGATCAATAAAGGATCCGTTGCAGGTAAAGGCTTAAGCGTATAAAAAGCTTCCAAATTTACAGAAGGGGTTTGAGCGGTAATATAATCCTTACGGGAAGTCAGTTCACTCTTGTTATGGGCTTTAATTTTCGCAACCTCATTACTGTTGACGAACTTAATCAAATCCCAGGCATCTTCCTTATTAGTAGCCATAGAATTAATAGCCATCATATTACCAAGCCATGTTCCAATGGCAACATCCGGTTTTTCCTGAAAGGTAGGTACAGTAACCACGCCCCATTTGATGGGACTGTAATTTTTGATCTTAGCAGCATTACGGGCCACTCCCGCCAGTTCATTGAGATAACCATATTCTCCAACGACCATTGCTGCTTTTCCTGTGAGGAACAGATCGCCTTGGATTGGACTGTAGGTATTCCCTTCTGTTCCTGCAAAATCCAGCCCATTTAACTCAGGTACAATTTGTTTCTTAACCAACTGGCTGTAAGTAGTCCAAGCCTGATTCCACTGTGCAGTATTTACAGTCATGTGCTGACCCTTATTATCGTACATCGTAAGTTCTAGTGGTGCGACATAGCTCTGCATATCCCAAAATGGATCACTTAAGTAACGGTTCATTGAGAACCCGTATATCCGAGTTTCTTTATTAGATGACTTCTTCGTCACCTTATCTGCCAGCGTAAACAGTTCATTCCAAGTCATCTTATCCGTCGGATAGCCCACACCAGCAGCATCAAAGATTCCCTTGTTATAAAAAAGCGCACTAGACGAGAAGATCGGCGCCAACGCATAAAGACTTCCTCTACCCAGCTCACGAACTCCATTCAGCATTGTAGGCGCCATATTGCTTAAATCATACTGATCACGCGCTATAAGCGGCTCCAGCGATTGAACAAGATTATGATCCACCAAACTCTTCACTAATGCGCTATCACCGACGATCACATCAACAGGCTTATCCCCGCCCATAATCGCTCGGATATTTTCCAAATTATCAGAACTTGCGTCTGAGGAGGTGTTATTGTACCGAAGGTCATTCGTATCTATAGCCGGAATGATCTCCAATTTGATTTCTGGATGCTGCAATTCATACATATCCGTAAACTGCTGACGAAAAAACGAATCGTCCTCTCCAGACCATAGACTCCCAATACGCAATACACGTTGCTCCACTGGAGCTTTAGAAGCCTCAGCCCAAACCGTATTCCACCCATCTGATATTAGTGGTAGTAACAGCGCAGCGCACAACCCAAAGCTTAACCAGCGGCGCCACAGCCGTTTATTGTTGTTTATATGATTCATTATAATATCCTCCCATAAAATACTTGATTCCTCTACATCTTATGGATAAATAATCCATAACCTAGTAACAGTATAAAGCTTTAATCAAGAAGGGAAGTTACAGGACGTTTAAAGTTATACTACGATTTCTTCATATTATTCTCATAAAAATGTTACTAGGAGCTTATGCAAAGACACGATCTCCACTTTCCCACTAACCTGCTATCCTTCCTATGGTCGGCACAATCGGACCAC contains the following coding sequences:
- a CDS encoding N-acetylmuramoyl-L-alanine amidase; its protein translation is MLSRSTDVFLELKERTNLANKAGADILVSIHSNAGGGSGGFETYRYTKASTASVALQNVLHTENMDTLNKVAVGVINRGKKVDILHMVRESNMPAVLTENLFLDVATDAAKLKKDVVIQAIIDGHVIGMVEALLIHRHEL
- a CDS encoding extracellular solute-binding protein, which codes for MNHINNNKRLWRRWLSFGLCAALLLPLISDGWNTVWAEASKAPVEQRVLRIGSLWSGEDDSFFRQQFTDMYELQHPEIKLEIIPAIDTNDLRYNNTSSDASSDNLENIRAIMGGDKPVDVIVGDSALVKSLVDHNLVQSLEPLIARDQYDLSNMAPTMLNGVRELGRGSLYALAPIFSSSALFYNKGIFDAAGVGYPTDKMTWNELFTLADKVTKKSSNKETRIYGFSMNRYLSDPFWDMQSYVAPLELTMYDNKGQHMTVNTAQWNQAWTTYSQLVKKQIVPELNGLDFAGTEGNTYSPIQGDLFLTGKAAMVVGEYGYLNELAGVARNAAKIKNYSPIKWGVVTVPTFQEKPDVAIGTWLGNMMAINSMATNKEDAWDLIKFVNSNEVAKIKAHNKSELTSRKDYITAQTPSVNLEAFYTLKPLPATDPLLINLQMQKPGISRISDVGRQLFIDVYQGKKTVENALKAWEKQGNTMLDTLEKDPTVYFDSIGE